A part of Actinobaculum sp. 313 genomic DNA contains:
- a CDS encoding holo-ACP synthase — protein MILGTGVDVVDIASFAAQLAEPGTRFEKVFTARERRAAHERAARRGGSEGAVAEHLAARWAAKEAFVKAWSAALYGSAPPLPETVWSQIEVVGDQWDRPGLRLYGAVEEKFAALGETRLHLSLSHDGPVAVAFVVVDGSA, from the coding sequence ATGATCCTCGGTACCGGGGTCGATGTCGTCGACATCGCCTCCTTCGCCGCGCAGCTCGCCGAGCCGGGCACGCGCTTTGAGAAGGTCTTCACCGCCAGAGAACGGCGGGCGGCGCACGAACGCGCCGCCCGCCGCGGCGGCTCCGAGGGAGCTGTGGCCGAGCATCTTGCTGCACGATGGGCGGCGAAGGAGGCCTTTGTCAAGGCCTGGTCGGCGGCACTGTATGGCAGTGCGCCGCCTCTGCCGGAGACGGTGTGGTCGCAGATTGAAGTGGTCGGCGACCAGTGGGACCGCCCCGGCCTGCGCTTGTACGGCGCTGTGGAGGAGAAATTCGCGGCGCTGGGGGAGACCCGCCTGCACCTCTCGCTGTCCCACGATGGCCCGGTGGCGGTGGCCTTCGTCGTCGTCGACGGGAGCGCGTAG
- a CDS encoding type I polyketide synthase, translating into MARATTTQDWSDYAPQLRTVGGRKVLDTAFSRLTGRSPVMLGGMTPTTVDPEIVAAAANAGHWVELAGGGQSTEEILTSHIAGLKEQLEPGRAAQFNAMFLDRYLWDLHFGGRRLVSRERAAGAPLDGVVISAGIPDLDEALELIARLRGEGFPYVAFKPGTVAQIRQVVTIAKECEGMPLLMMVEDGHAGGHHSWEDLDDLLLATYREVRDAGVVLAVGGGLGVPERAAAYLTGEWSKAHGMRPMPVDAVFIGTAAMTAREAKTNRDVKELLVSVPGVQESDGGGWIASGAVRGGMTSGLSQLHADIYQVENSASVAGRLLVEVDGDADAIAARRDEIIEALDRTAKPYFGDLEDMTYEDVLRRYVNLSYPWTDGAQLTRLYELLQRTEARLCPPDHGPWETMFPTEDSITEPHAAIDRLVETFPAASSTRLAPSDAAWFISLCRKYPKPVPFVPVIGTDVLQWWGGDSLWQSQDPRYTADQVRIIPGPVSAAGITGVDEPVADILARYEDAAVARVTGEAPEAFSRLAQTRDEYLRTVPNLMWHGHLTANPAVAIAQAEIHDTPAGLELYLPLDTMWEGTGANQHVVDHMRIPLIMPDSVADGGVPVVDESRLEGAMRELLAAMAGVGSQTIGGTPISEFPAIDENGEAHFSFAVNPSISSLHAGVTAPGSQTSVPSALLGSCWPTIYAAIGSGQAGGYPVIEGLLNAVHLDHSELLHVSLDEIYAAGELTAHSRCSDIAESASGRVVTISTRVTTATGETVLEFTDRFAMRGRATTTNQPADPAPRGGIERDVVDTPRSLLSRTRVTAPTDMTAFAIVSGDFNPIHTSARAARVAGMDAPLVHGMWLCAAAQHAVASVDVGAITGWTYRMYGMVALNDEVEISVERVGRLREGGLALEVTCRIDGEIVSQASASVAAPLTAYVFPGQGIQAQGMTLDERAASPAARDVWERADAHTRKALGFSILAVVRDNPRELTAQGTVYRHPDGVLNLTQFTQVALATVAFAQTARLAEQGALVSGAYFAGHSLGEYNALSAYAGIFTLENVLEIVFHRGSTMHHLVPRDAEGRSNYRLGALRPNQFGVGDDGVVDYVASVSEATGEFLEVVNFNLAGQQYSVAGTVAGLEALAKDAGERARAAGGKRPFMLVPGIDVPFHSSVLRVGVPDFRNLLERLLPQQINLNVLVGRYIPNLVARPFELSRDFTAAMLQVVPSDTVRELHEHFDERMTDPMEVGRTLLIELLAWQFASPVRWIETQDLLLDSGVDEIVEVGLAASPTLANLAARTLALPEHAGASATVLNVQRDSKRVLREDVTAPVVDEAAPVTEADAAPSEPVAESAETTASTAPAAAVSVASPAAAPAAGPAADLPFTAADGLRILLAQQTKLRLDQMTDADSVETLTNGVSSKRNQVLMDLTAEFELAALDGAAEAPLATLSTQVDAQAHGYKPFGPVLSEAIGSRLRSLAGGSGAKPGRITERIENVWQLGSGWVAHVSAALLLGTRDGKSLRGGDLANLDNTAPANTGELEALIDAAVAEVAAEHGVTVAIPSAGGASGAVVDSAALDAFSEQITGVLADTARDLLDRLGQAPAAVQEATDDSGALRDAIEAELGSGWEAFVTPAFEAARAVRLADRWATAREDVARIVAGQDVTANFVGVGEEVARQARWQARRHPELADRLEEIADQAVSTEAGAFSGQIAVVTGMTANSIAGGVVAGLLAGGATVVATASRIDTARLTFAKELYRSSARGDAELWLVPANLASFRDIDALVQWIGNEQRETVGATSKLVKPAFVPDMLFPFAAPPVRGMLTDAGPEAENQARVLLWGVERLLGALSALSVDTNLEHRLHVVLPGSPNRGTFGGDGAYGEVKAAFDAIMNKWQTEPWGRNTSLARAVIGWVRSTGLMGHNDPLVAAVEAAGVHTWSTTEIAQKLLELCTLQARAEAAAAPIEADLTGGLDKVDLRELRAAAQPELSAEELAPAPTIGALPAPADPRLASYDPADWEAVTARPEDMVVVVGVGEVGPWGSSRTRLEAELGIRSDGDVDLTAAGVLELAWMMSLLTWHETPQPGWYDTNDTLVDEADIWDRYRDEVVARCGVRAFVDDGPLADLGMVDIAPVHLSSDVTFPVADEAQARAHVQADPDFTSCSEQDGEWLVTRRAGALTYVPRRTTLSRNVGGQFPTGFDPSHWGFPASMTESMDRMAVWNMLTTVDAFIGAGFSPAELLAAIHPAEVANTQGTGFGGMTSMRQLYVDRFIGNEYPQDILQETLPNVVAAHTMQSFVGGYGSMIHPVGACATAAVSVEEGFDKIVAGKATFVVAGAIDDLQVESLVGFGSMNATAESAAMKAKGIPDRFFSRAGDLRRGGFVESQGGGTVLLARGDLARDLGLPVLGVVGFIHSYADGINTSIPAPGLGALAAGRGGTNSPLVRSLAPLGVGADDIAVVSKHDTSTNANDPNEAELHANLARAIGRSEGNPLYVISQKTLTGHSKGGAALFQMSGLMQLFVNGVIPANKALDCLDPAFADDDFLVWLREPLRVGTVKASLLTSLGFGHVSALMALVHPGAFQRAVERSDGEEAAASWRDRAENRLAAGARQLAAGMIGHAPLFTEVDGRRFSDDDAHAEEIAMLLDENARLSEDGRY; encoded by the coding sequence ATGGCGCGTGCCACCACCACGCAGGACTGGTCCGATTACGCCCCGCAACTGCGCACGGTGGGAGGACGAAAGGTTCTCGACACTGCGTTCTCGCGGCTCACCGGCCGTTCGCCGGTAATGCTGGGCGGCATGACTCCGACCACTGTCGATCCCGAGATCGTGGCGGCCGCCGCCAATGCGGGGCACTGGGTGGAGCTGGCCGGTGGCGGCCAGTCCACCGAGGAGATTCTCACCTCGCATATCGCCGGGCTGAAGGAGCAACTGGAGCCCGGGCGGGCAGCGCAGTTCAACGCCATGTTCCTCGACCGCTACTTGTGGGATCTGCATTTCGGAGGGCGCCGACTCGTCTCACGCGAGCGTGCCGCGGGTGCCCCGCTGGACGGCGTCGTCATCTCCGCGGGCATTCCGGATCTCGACGAGGCGCTGGAACTCATCGCTCGTCTGCGTGGCGAGGGGTTCCCATACGTCGCTTTCAAACCGGGAACTGTTGCCCAAATTCGGCAGGTGGTGACCATCGCGAAAGAATGTGAGGGTATGCCGCTGCTCATGATGGTGGAAGACGGACACGCCGGTGGTCACCACTCGTGGGAGGACCTCGATGACCTGCTGTTGGCGACTTATCGCGAGGTCCGTGATGCCGGAGTGGTGCTGGCTGTCGGCGGTGGACTGGGTGTTCCCGAGCGCGCCGCCGCCTACCTGACCGGCGAATGGTCGAAGGCACACGGCATGCGCCCCATGCCCGTGGACGCCGTCTTCATTGGCACGGCCGCCATGACCGCTCGCGAAGCGAAGACGAACCGGGATGTCAAGGAACTGTTGGTTTCCGTTCCCGGTGTACAGGAGTCCGATGGCGGCGGCTGGATCGCCTCTGGAGCCGTGCGCGGTGGAATGACCTCGGGTCTGTCGCAGCTACATGCGGACATCTATCAGGTTGAGAACTCGGCCTCTGTTGCCGGGCGCCTGCTGGTAGAGGTGGACGGCGACGCGGACGCCATCGCCGCGCGCCGCGACGAGATCATCGAGGCGCTTGACCGTACCGCCAAGCCCTACTTCGGTGACCTGGAGGACATGACCTATGAGGATGTCTTGCGCCGTTACGTCAACCTCAGCTATCCGTGGACCGACGGTGCCCAGCTCACCCGGCTGTATGAGCTACTGCAGCGGACCGAGGCACGGCTCTGCCCACCCGATCACGGCCCGTGGGAGACGATGTTCCCCACGGAAGATTCGATCACGGAGCCGCACGCTGCCATTGACCGCCTTGTTGAGACCTTCCCAGCGGCCTCCAGCACCCGACTTGCGCCAAGTGACGCCGCCTGGTTCATTTCGCTGTGCCGCAAGTACCCGAAGCCGGTGCCCTTCGTGCCGGTGATCGGCACGGATGTCCTACAGTGGTGGGGCGGGGACTCACTGTGGCAGTCACAGGATCCTCGCTACACGGCCGATCAAGTGCGAATCATTCCTGGCCCGGTGTCCGCCGCCGGAATCACCGGCGTGGACGAGCCGGTGGCCGATATTCTCGCCCGCTATGAGGATGCCGCTGTTGCACGCGTGACCGGTGAGGCTCCCGAGGCGTTCTCACGGCTCGCCCAAACTCGCGACGAGTATCTGCGCACCGTGCCCAACCTCATGTGGCACGGGCATCTCACTGCCAATCCAGCTGTTGCCATCGCGCAGGCGGAGATTCATGACACTCCTGCGGGACTCGAACTGTATCTGCCGCTAGACACCATGTGGGAGGGGACCGGTGCCAACCAGCACGTCGTCGACCATATGCGTATTCCACTGATCATGCCGGATTCGGTTGCCGACGGCGGAGTACCGGTGGTGGACGAGTCTCGCCTGGAAGGAGCGATGCGCGAACTGTTGGCGGCCATGGCCGGAGTGGGCTCCCAAACCATCGGCGGAACGCCGATCAGCGAGTTCCCGGCGATTGACGAGAACGGTGAGGCCCATTTCAGCTTCGCCGTGAATCCGTCGATCAGCAGCCTGCACGCAGGAGTAACGGCACCGGGAAGCCAAACCAGCGTTCCCTCGGCACTGCTAGGCTCCTGCTGGCCAACCATCTACGCCGCAATTGGTTCCGGACAGGCCGGCGGTTACCCTGTGATCGAAGGACTTCTCAACGCTGTTCACCTGGATCACTCCGAGCTGCTTCACGTCAGCCTGGACGAGATCTACGCCGCAGGCGAGCTCACCGCGCACTCCCGTTGCTCGGATATAGCCGAGTCGGCCTCCGGGCGCGTTGTCACCATTTCGACGCGTGTCACCACGGCCACGGGTGAGACCGTTCTGGAGTTCACTGATCGTTTCGCCATGCGCGGGCGGGCCACAACCACGAACCAGCCCGCAGACCCGGCGCCACGCGGCGGAATTGAGCGTGACGTGGTGGATACGCCGCGGTCACTGCTCTCGCGTACCCGTGTGACCGCCCCGACCGACATGACGGCATTCGCCATTGTCTCCGGCGATTTCAACCCGATTCACACCTCTGCACGAGCCGCCCGCGTGGCGGGAATGGATGCCCCGCTGGTGCATGGCATGTGGCTCTGCGCGGCCGCCCAGCACGCCGTTGCCAGCGTGGATGTCGGTGCCATCACCGGGTGGACCTACCGCATGTACGGCATGGTGGCGCTCAACGACGAGGTGGAGATCTCGGTGGAGCGCGTCGGGCGTCTGCGCGAAGGAGGCCTCGCACTAGAGGTGACCTGCCGCATCGATGGTGAAATCGTCTCTCAGGCCAGCGCCTCTGTTGCCGCCCCACTAACCGCCTACGTGTTCCCTGGTCAGGGCATTCAGGCGCAGGGAATGACATTGGATGAGCGCGCCGCCTCTCCCGCCGCGCGTGACGTGTGGGAACGCGCAGATGCGCATACGCGCAAGGCGCTCGGTTTCTCCATCCTGGCGGTTGTTCGCGACAATCCGCGCGAACTGACCGCCCAGGGCACCGTGTATCGCCACCCCGATGGTGTACTGAATCTGACCCAGTTCACCCAGGTCGCGCTGGCCACGGTTGCCTTCGCACAGACGGCACGCCTGGCGGAACAAGGGGCGCTGGTTTCGGGCGCCTATTTCGCCGGGCATTCCCTGGGCGAATACAACGCCTTGTCCGCCTATGCCGGAATCTTCACCCTGGAGAATGTGCTGGAGATCGTGTTCCACCGCGGTTCCACCATGCACCACCTCGTACCGCGCGACGCGGAGGGGCGCTCCAACTATCGCCTCGGCGCACTTCGCCCCAACCAGTTCGGTGTGGGCGACGACGGCGTCGTCGATTACGTCGCCTCTGTATCCGAAGCCACCGGGGAATTCCTCGAAGTAGTGAACTTCAACCTGGCCGGCCAGCAGTATTCGGTGGCGGGAACCGTTGCCGGGCTAGAGGCTCTCGCCAAGGATGCGGGGGAGCGTGCTCGTGCCGCCGGTGGCAAGCGTCCCTTCATGCTGGTCCCCGGCATTGACGTGCCGTTCCATTCCTCGGTGCTGCGCGTCGGCGTGCCCGATTTCCGTAACCTCCTGGAACGGTTGCTGCCGCAGCAGATCAACCTGAACGTGTTGGTGGGGCGGTACATTCCGAATCTCGTGGCGCGGCCGTTTGAGCTGAGCCGTGATTTCACGGCCGCCATGCTGCAGGTGGTTCCATCGGATACTGTGCGCGAATTACACGAGCATTTCGACGAGCGCATGACAGACCCGATGGAGGTCGGCCGCACGCTACTTATTGAATTGCTCGCCTGGCAGTTCGCCTCTCCGGTTCGCTGGATCGAAACGCAGGATCTGCTGCTGGATTCCGGCGTGGACGAGATCGTTGAGGTCGGCCTGGCGGCATCACCCACGTTGGCGAACCTTGCTGCGCGAACACTCGCTCTGCCCGAGCATGCGGGCGCTTCCGCCACAGTTCTCAACGTGCAGCGTGACTCGAAGAGGGTACTGCGCGAGGACGTGACGGCTCCGGTTGTGGATGAAGCCGCACCGGTAACCGAGGCGGATGCCGCCCCGAGCGAACCGGTGGCCGAGTCCGCTGAGACGACGGCGAGTACCGCGCCGGCGGCGGCGGTTTCTGTGGCCTCCCCGGCCGCTGCTCCGGCGGCAGGACCGGCGGCGGACCTGCCTTTCACTGCCGCCGACGGACTGCGGATTCTCCTCGCGCAGCAGACGAAGTTGCGGCTGGACCAAATGACCGATGCGGACAGTGTCGAGACGCTGACGAACGGCGTTTCCTCCAAGCGCAACCAGGTACTAATGGATCTGACGGCCGAATTCGAGCTCGCCGCGCTCGATGGGGCGGCGGAGGCGCCGCTCGCTACGCTGTCCACCCAGGTGGATGCACAGGCGCATGGCTACAAGCCCTTCGGTCCGGTGCTCAGCGAGGCGATCGGAAGCCGCCTGCGTTCTCTCGCCGGTGGCAGCGGTGCAAAGCCTGGCCGCATCACGGAGCGGATCGAGAACGTGTGGCAGCTCGGCTCCGGATGGGTGGCGCACGTCAGTGCCGCTTTGCTACTCGGCACACGAGACGGCAAGTCGCTGCGTGGCGGCGACTTGGCGAACCTTGACAACACCGCTCCCGCGAACACCGGAGAGCTGGAGGCATTGATCGATGCCGCCGTCGCCGAGGTTGCTGCGGAGCATGGCGTAACCGTGGCTATTCCCAGTGCGGGCGGTGCCAGCGGCGCCGTCGTCGACTCTGCCGCGTTGGATGCCTTCTCGGAGCAGATCACCGGCGTTCTAGCCGATACTGCACGCGATCTTCTTGATCGTCTCGGGCAGGCACCCGCCGCGGTGCAGGAAGCCACGGACGATTCCGGCGCACTGCGCGACGCCATCGAGGCCGAACTCGGCAGCGGCTGGGAGGCATTTGTCACCCCCGCCTTCGAAGCGGCACGAGCCGTCCGTCTGGCCGACCGATGGGCCACTGCCCGCGAGGACGTGGCACGTATTGTCGCGGGGCAGGATGTCACGGCGAACTTCGTAGGCGTCGGCGAGGAAGTCGCCCGGCAGGCGCGCTGGCAGGCACGGCGGCACCCCGAACTGGCTGATCGGCTGGAAGAAATTGCCGACCAGGCGGTTTCCACCGAGGCGGGAGCCTTCTCCGGGCAGATCGCCGTCGTCACCGGAATGACCGCGAATTCAATTGCCGGAGGCGTGGTCGCCGGGCTTCTTGCCGGTGGGGCGACAGTAGTGGCCACGGCCTCCCGAATCGATACCGCCCGCCTCACCTTCGCGAAGGAACTGTACCGCAGCAGCGCTCGCGGCGACGCCGAGCTGTGGCTCGTACCGGCCAATCTGGCCAGCTTCCGTGATATTGATGCGCTGGTCCAGTGGATCGGTAACGAGCAGCGGGAGACGGTGGGCGCCACCTCCAAGCTGGTCAAGCCCGCTTTCGTGCCCGATATGCTCTTCCCCTTCGCTGCCCCGCCGGTACGCGGCATGCTGACCGACGCCGGGCCAGAGGCGGAGAATCAGGCCCGTGTGCTGCTATGGGGGGTGGAGCGTCTGCTCGGCGCGCTGTCTGCTCTCAGCGTGGACACGAACCTCGAGCACCGGCTTCATGTGGTGCTTCCCGGATCCCCCAACCGCGGTACCTTCGGCGGAGACGGTGCCTATGGCGAGGTGAAAGCGGCATTCGACGCCATTATGAACAAGTGGCAAACGGAGCCGTGGGGCCGTAACACGTCACTGGCACGGGCCGTTATCGGTTGGGTGCGCAGCACCGGGCTGATGGGGCACAATGATCCGCTTGTCGCGGCCGTTGAGGCCGCCGGTGTCCACACCTGGAGCACCACGGAGATCGCGCAGAAGCTACTCGAACTGTGCACGCTGCAGGCACGCGCGGAGGCGGCCGCTGCGCCCATCGAGGCCGATCTGACCGGCGGCCTGGATAAGGTCGACCTACGCGAGCTGCGCGCGGCGGCGCAACCCGAGCTTTCAGCAGAGGAACTGGCCCCTGCGCCGACCATTGGCGCGCTACCGGCGCCCGCCGATCCACGCCTGGCAAGTTATGATCCAGCCGACTGGGAGGCCGTGACGGCCCGTCCGGAAGACATGGTGGTGGTTGTCGGTGTTGGCGAGGTGGGACCGTGGGGTTCCTCGCGCACCCGTTTGGAGGCGGAGCTTGGCATCCGCTCCGACGGCGACGTTGACTTGACCGCTGCCGGAGTACTGGAACTGGCGTGGATGATGAGCCTGCTGACCTGGCACGAGACTCCGCAGCCGGGCTGGTACGACACGAATGACACACTGGTGGACGAGGCCGATATCTGGGACCGTTATCGCGACGAAGTCGTGGCGCGGTGCGGTGTTCGAGCTTTTGTCGACGACGGCCCGCTGGCCGATCTCGGCATGGTCGACATTGCTCCGGTGCATCTCAGCTCGGATGTCACCTTCCCGGTGGCCGATGAGGCGCAGGCGCGTGCCCACGTCCAGGCCGATCCGGATTTCACCTCCTGCAGCGAGCAGGACGGTGAATGGCTGGTGACCCGCCGCGCCGGCGCGCTGACATACGTGCCGCGCCGCACAACCCTCAGTCGCAACGTCGGTGGCCAGTTCCCGACCGGCTTCGATCCCTCGCATTGGGGATTCCCGGCATCCATGACGGAGTCCATGGATCGCATGGCAGTATGGAACATGCTCACAACAGTGGATGCCTTCATCGGGGCCGGATTCTCCCCGGCGGAGCTACTGGCGGCGATTCACCCGGCAGAGGTGGCCAACACACAGGGAACGGGCTTCGGTGGCATGACCTCCATGCGCCAGCTGTACGTTGACCGTTTTATCGGTAACGAATATCCACAGGATATTTTGCAGGAGACGTTGCCAAATGTGGTGGCGGCGCATACCATGCAAAGCTTCGTCGGCGGATACGGATCGATGATTCATCCGGTCGGCGCATGCGCAACTGCGGCTGTTTCCGTGGAAGAAGGATTCGACAAGATCGTTGCCGGCAAGGCCACCTTCGTGGTGGCGGGTGCCATTGACGATTTGCAGGTGGAATCCCTGGTCGGCTTCGGCTCGATGAATGCCACCGCAGAATCCGCCGCCATGAAGGCGAAGGGGATCCCGGATCGTTTCTTCTCCCGTGCGGGAGATCTGCGCCGTGGAGGATTCGTGGAATCGCAGGGCGGAGGCACTGTGCTGCTTGCTCGTGGTGACCTCGCCCGCGACCTCGGATTGCCGGTGCTTGGAGTTGTCGGTTTCATCCACTCCTACGCCGATGGCATCAACACGTCCATCCCTGCCCCCGGCCTAGGAGCACTGGCAGCCGGACGTGGTGGCACCAACTCGCCCTTGGTACGTAGCCTGGCACCGCTCGGAGTCGGTGCGGACGATATTGCGGTGGTGTCCAAGCATGACACCTCCACCAATGCGAACGACCCGAACGAGGCGGAACTGCATGCCAACCTGGCGCGCGCCATCGGACGCAGCGAGGGCAACCCGTTGTACGTCATTTCGCAGAAGACCCTCACAGGTCATTCGAAGGGTGGTGCGGCGCTCTTCCAGATGTCAGGACTCATGCAGTTGTTCGTGAACGGTGTGATTCCGGCCAACAAGGCACTGGACTGCCTGGATCCGGCTTTCGCCGACGACGACTTCCTCGTCTGGTTGCGCGAGCCGCTGCGAGTGGGAACCGTGAAGGCGTCGCTGCTGACATCGCTTGGATTCGGGCATGTCTCCGCCTTGATGGCGCTGGTACATCCCGGTGCGTTCCAGCGCGCCGTTGAACGTAGCGACGGTGAGGAAGCAGCTGCGTCGTGGCGCGATAGGGCGGAGAATCGCCTGGCTGCCGGAGCACGGCAACTTGCGGCCGGCATGATCGGGCATGCACCGCTCTTCACGGAAGTGGATGGTCGCCGCTTCAGCGACGACGATGCCCACGCCGAGGAGATAGCCATGCTTCTGGATGAGAACGCGCGCTTGAGCGAGGACGGGCGGTACTGA
- a CDS encoding biotin--[acetyl-CoA-carboxylase] ligase, which yields MGELSAWDQAGQPEASLPPARFPLTGAQAAVLFHTELTGSTQDDLTALWEAGRIPDFTVMVADDQTAGRGRSGRRWFSAAGRSLLVSVLVEVPESIEEHVALLTLIGAAAARSAINMCTGRDAALLSWPNDVVVRVPEPRKVAGVLGEFCGRRDGKIACVIGLGANLSLEAEELPTPTSASLATAGLPVPTRDELAAAWLRGLRERIDALIDTGDPVASGLIEEANACCETLRPGVTVGRPRATPLNGTGRAILADGSLDMVTDDGPVVVTSGEVSLLGRMERAASPEQHTPPIGQRVPRHHKAIQWSQSSRGKES from the coding sequence ATGGGCGAACTGAGTGCATGGGACCAAGCGGGACAACCGGAGGCGAGTCTGCCCCCGGCGCGCTTTCCACTCACTGGTGCACAGGCCGCCGTCTTATTCCACACCGAACTCACCGGATCCACTCAGGACGACTTAACTGCTTTGTGGGAAGCGGGCCGCATCCCGGATTTCACCGTAATGGTCGCCGACGACCAGACGGCCGGGCGAGGCCGCTCCGGCAGACGTTGGTTCTCGGCAGCCGGTCGTTCACTCCTGGTCTCCGTATTGGTGGAGGTTCCGGAGAGCATTGAAGAGCATGTCGCCTTACTGACCCTCATCGGTGCGGCAGCGGCCCGCAGCGCCATCAACATGTGCACAGGTAGAGACGCCGCACTGTTGTCATGGCCCAACGACGTCGTCGTCCGTGTACCGGAACCACGGAAGGTAGCCGGAGTCCTCGGTGAGTTCTGCGGTCGACGCGACGGCAAGATCGCCTGCGTCATCGGACTGGGCGCCAACCTGTCGCTGGAGGCCGAAGAGCTTCCCACTCCTACCTCGGCCTCGCTGGCAACCGCCGGGCTGCCAGTACCAACGCGGGACGAGCTGGCGGCTGCCTGGTTGCGCGGCCTACGCGAACGTATCGACGCCTTGATCGATACGGGAGACCCCGTCGCTTCCGGTCTGATCGAGGAGGCCAATGCCTGCTGCGAAACGCTGCGTCCAGGCGTCACGGTGGGGCGTCCACGCGCCACACCGCTGAACGGAACCGGACGTGCCATCCTGGCGGATGGGTCGCTCGACATGGTCACCGACGACGGGCCGGTGGTCGTCACCTCCGGCGAAGTCTCCCTGCTGGGACGAATGGAGCGTGCGGCATCGCCCGAGCAGCATACGCCGCCCATCGGCCAACGCGTTCCCCGGCATCACAAAGCAATCCAATGGTCTCAATCGAGTCGCGGCAAGGAGTCCTGA
- a CDS encoding acyl-CoA carboxylase subunit beta, translating into MTLTSLRGLPDESQTIDSTSRVINRADFAAYQQSLAEGAEEKARKRQHAKEKNTARERIGLLLDPESFTEIGQFVGGNMAEGFTGAAVVTGIGTVGGEPVAVYAQDFSISGGTLGQAEGDKIISLMDKALELRIPIVAMLDSGGARIQEGVVALSQYGRIFRKTCEASGVIPQVSVILGPCAGGAVYCPALTDFIVMTRDHSHMFVTGPDVVRATTGEDVSFEDLGGAQVHNFQSGVAHYLAEDEADALDYTRTLLTYLPQNCDAPTRHWDYTDGPQAAVDAAGLAGLVPESSKQPYDMVEVIRHLVDYGEFVQVQEYFAPSIVVGFAALAGESIGIVANQPLHEAGTLDVDASEKAGRFVQFCDAFNVPVVTLVDVPGYRPGTEQEQAGIIRRGAKLIWAYANASVPLVTVVLRKAYGGAYIVMGSKAIGGDMNFAWPGAEIAVLGADGAVAITGRRQLKQAAAEGRDVEALRKELADKYTRENVNPYLSVASGELDAIITPESTRSTIVSALRVLRTKDRSHPGTRRHGNMPM; encoded by the coding sequence ATGACACTCACCAGTTTGCGTGGCCTGCCAGACGAGTCGCAGACCATTGACTCCACATCGCGTGTTATCAATCGAGCCGACTTTGCCGCCTACCAGCAGAGTCTCGCGGAAGGCGCCGAGGAGAAAGCGCGAAAGCGCCAGCATGCCAAGGAGAAAAACACCGCGCGGGAGCGTATCGGTCTGTTGCTCGACCCCGAGTCTTTCACCGAAATAGGGCAGTTCGTCGGCGGTAACATGGCCGAGGGCTTCACCGGGGCAGCGGTGGTGACCGGTATCGGAACCGTCGGGGGAGAACCGGTCGCGGTTTATGCACAGGACTTCTCGATCTCCGGCGGAACGCTCGGCCAGGCCGAGGGAGACAAAATCATCTCCCTCATGGACAAGGCGTTAGAGCTACGCATCCCGATCGTCGCCATGCTCGATTCGGGTGGCGCCCGCATCCAGGAGGGCGTGGTGGCACTGAGCCAGTACGGTCGTATCTTCCGAAAGACATGCGAGGCATCCGGTGTGATTCCGCAGGTCTCGGTGATCCTTGGGCCGTGTGCCGGCGGTGCAGTCTACTGCCCGGCCCTGACGGATTTCATTGTGATGACACGCGATCATTCGCATATGTTCGTCACCGGCCCCGACGTAGTGCGGGCCACAACGGGCGAAGATGTCAGCTTCGAAGACCTGGGTGGCGCACAGGTGCACAACTTCCAGTCTGGCGTGGCTCACTACCTCGCCGAGGATGAGGCGGACGCCCTGGACTACACGCGTACGCTGCTCACTTATCTGCCGCAGAATTGCGATGCACCTACCCGCCACTGGGATTACACGGACGGGCCACAGGCTGCCGTCGACGCAGCCGGGCTGGCCGGTTTGGTTCCCGAGTCCTCCAAGCAGCCATACGACATGGTGGAAGTGATACGCCACCTGGTCGATTACGGTGAATTCGTCCAGGTGCAGGAGTATTTCGCCCCCTCTATCGTCGTCGGCTTCGCGGCACTGGCGGGAGAATCCATCGGAATCGTTGCGAACCAGCCACTGCACGAGGCGGGCACGCTTGACGTTGATGCCTCGGAGAAGGCGGGCCGCTTCGTCCAGTTCTGCGACGCCTTCAACGTTCCCGTCGTCACGCTGGTGGACGTGCCGGGTTACCGGCCCGGCACCGAGCAGGAACAAGCGGGCATCATCCGCCGCGGTGCCAAGCTGATCTGGGCGTACGCGAACGCCTCAGTCCCGCTCGTTACAGTCGTGCTCCGCAAGGCGTACGGTGGTGCGTACATCGTTATGGGATCCAAGGCAATCGGTGGAGACATGAACTTCGCCTGGCCGGGCGCCGAGATTGCCGTATTGGGCGCCGACGGCGCGGTGGCGATCACCGGACGGCGGCAACTCAAACAGGCCGCCGCCGAGGGTCGGGATGTAGAGGCCCTGCGCAAGGAGCTCGCCGACAAATACACCCGGGAGAACGTCAACCCGTATCTCTCGGTTGCCAGCGGAGAGCTCGACGCGATTATCACACCCGAATCCACACGATCCACCATCGTTTCCGCACTACGCGTTCTGCGCACGAAGGACCGCTCGCATCCCGGTACCCGCCGCCACGGGAATATGCCCATGTGA